The genome window GTTCGAGGCCCTTATTGTCGCCGAAGTTGTCGATCGCGCCGCCATTGCGCTGCGCCTCGAACAGTTGATCGTAACGCACCTGCTCGAGGAGCCGCGGCGTCACAGTTACGATCGGCGTCGCCCAGACTGGCTGCTCGCCTTGAACCTCAGTGACTCGTGGAAACCAGTTGACGAAGTAATCGAGTATTGCCGAGCCGAACGAAGACTCCTGTGACACTGCCGGCGGAGTGGCGGGCTGAGCAAAACATCGCGGCGCCACTCCTGCGATTGCAACGGATATAGCGGCAATCAACAGGGATCGCAGCATGTTACTGCATCGGCGGGTCGTCGTCAGGCGGGGCGAGAATCGGCGAGCCGTGATGCGAGACGATGAACCACGAGTTGCCGACCCGCTCGAAGACGTTGGTCGTGAGCACCTGCGAACGTGAGATACCGTCGTAGCCGCGTTGGGTCAGGTTTTCTTCGACGATCACCACGGCGATATCGCCACTGATCAGCACGTCGGCCTCGCCGAGCTCGAACTTCATTTCGAATACGTTGTCGAAAATCCGCTCCCAGCTCGTCATGACCGGGCCCCAGCCCGCGAGCTTGCGCCAGCCGGGATGGATGCAGATGATGCGCTGGTCGCGCAGCCACACCGCCTCCATCTTCTCCGTATCGAGGCTCTCGAACGCTTCGTAGAAGGCGCGATTCGCGCGCAGGACCGCATCACGATCTGACATGACTATTGGTCCGAGCCTATTTTTTGCGGCGACTGAACGCCAGTCCGTATCAAGCGGGGATTTCGCCACCGTGAAGCGCGGCCAGGCGGGCGCCACTGGCACGCTGCTCGAGAATATCGTCGATCAGCGCGGCGATTTTCTTCGAGCCGTCAGCCGGTTTGATCCCGTCGGGATGAATGTTCGAGATCACCGTGCGGTCGGGCTCGATCGATTTCAGCGACGGACGATAGATGACATAAGCGCTCAGGCTTTCGGCGGTGAGCAATCCCGGACGCTCGCCGACGATCATGCAAACGACGTCGGGCTTCAGGATCTCGCCCAGGTGATCTTCGATTCGCACGCGCGCGTTGCGGACAAAGATCGTTGGTAACAATCGACATCGCGCCCCGAGTACTTTCGTGAGTCCCGCCACGACCGCGGGCGAATGCGCAATCACGGCCGACGACGAAAGCCCGTCGCTAACGAAAATCAGCACCGAGGCGCGCTTGTCGCGCGCGGCTTTCTTCTTCGCGATTTTCTTGAGCCGCGCGATCTCGGAATCGGCGAGGCGGCGGCCACGTTCGGGAAATCTCAGGTACTCCTCGCGCGATTCAACCTGGCTCGAAAACTCCGGCCAGCCCTGCCGCTTCGCCCAGTCCCGCGGCACTTCTGTTAACACGGCATCAACGGCTCGCGCATGATCGGCGCGCAACTTCAACATCGCGCCGGTCTTATAGCGTGGCCCAGCGCGCCCCACACCAAGCCGCGCCGGAGTCGTCGCGCGCAGGAGATCGAAGTCCGCCATCAAGCGGCTGGTCCTGGTTTGGATTTGTCGTTCATGATTCTGCGCATCTCCGTTTCGGAGATACCGCTGTGCTTTGCAAAAGCAGAGATCAAGTATTCTCGTTCTTGGCGGTACTTAATACGTCGATACAGCCAGAGAACGACGGCAGCTATGACAATCACAACCGCCGGGAAAACCGCTGGCATTAACCAGTCTGTCCAAGCCGTCATACGACCCCGTCGATTACGAGTTGCGGATCGCCGGCGCGCGGAGTGAGGCGGCCGTCCTTCAGGATGCCGCGGTCCTCGCACCAGGCCTCGAACTCGGGCGCCGGGCGCAGCTTCAGCACCTGCCGCAGCGCCGCCGCGTCGTGAAAGCTCGTGCACTGGTAGGAGAGCATCACGTCGTCGCCCATCGGCACCGCCATGAAGTAGTTGCATCCGGCGGCGGCGAGCAGCGTTGCCAGGTTCTCGCAATCGTTCTGATCGGCGCGCGCATGATTGGTGTAGCAGGCGTCGGCGCCGAGCGGCACGCCGAGCAGCTTGCCCATCATGTGATCCTCGAGGCCGGCCCGGATGATCTGTTTTGAGTCGTAAAGATACTCGGGACCGATAAATCCGACCACCGTGTTAACCAAAAGTGGAGCGTAGCGCCGCGCGAGCCCGTAGCATCGCGCTTCAAGCGTTACCTGGTCCGCGCCCTCGTGCGCGCCCGCCGACAGCTCCGAGCCCTGCCCGGTTTCGAAGTACATCAGGTTGGGCGCGTTCATCCTCCCCATCTCGCGCATCATCTTGTAGCCTTCGTCGAGCATCCGCACTGTGATACCGAAGCCCTTGTTGCCCTTCTCGGTCCCGGCCAGGCTCTGGAACATGATGTCCATCGGGGCGCCCGATTCGAGCGCGCGCATCTGGGTCGTGATATGCGCGAGCACGCAGTTCTGCGCCGGCACCTCGGTGCGCTCGATTATCGACGCCATGAGATCGAGCAGGCGGCGCACGTTGTCGGGCTCGTCGATCGCGGGATTGATTCCGATCAGCGCGTCGCCCGTGCCATAGGCGAGGCCCTCGTAAATCGACGCGGCGACGCCGTCGAGCTCGTCGCGCGGATGGTTCGGCTGAAGCCGCGTTGAGAGCCTACTCGCGAGGCCAATCGTCGCGCGCGCGCGCGTGACGACGCGAACCTTCGCGCCGAGCGTGATCAGATCGAGATTCGTGCACAGCTTGGCAACGGCCGCCGCGATCTCAGCCGTGATCCCGCGGCCGGCGCCCGCCATCTCGGCGCTCGTAGTCTCGTCGGAGAGCAGCCACTCGCGAAACTCGCCAACCGTCTT of Candidatus Binataceae bacterium contains these proteins:
- a CDS encoding nuclear transport factor 2 family protein; protein product: MSDRDAVLRANRAFYEAFESLDTEKMEAVWLRDQRIICIHPGWRKLAGWGPVMTSWERIFDNVFEMKFELGEADVLISGDIAVVIVEENLTQRGYDGISRSQVLTTNVFERVGNSWFIVSHHGSPILAPPDDDPPMQ
- the eutC gene encoding ethanolamine ammonia-lyase subunit EutC encodes the protein MLDLCFCKAQRYLRNGDAQNHERQIQTRTSRLMADFDLLRATTPARLGVGRAGPRYKTGAMLKLRADHARAVDAVLTEVPRDWAKRQGWPEFSSQVESREEYLRFPERGRRLADSEIARLKKIAKKKAARDKRASVLIFVSDGLSSSAVIAHSPAVVAGLTKVLGARCRLLPTIFVRNARVRIEDHLGEILKPDVVCMIVGERPGLLTAESLSAYVIYRPSLKSIEPDRTVISNIHPDGIKPADGSKKIAALIDDILEQRASGARLAALHGGEIPA
- a CDS encoding ethanolamine ammonia-lyase subunit EutB; its protein translation is KTVGEFREWLLSDETTSAEMAGAGRGITAEIAAAVAKLCTNLDLITLGAKVRVVTRARATIGLASRLSTRLQPNHPRDELDGVAASIYEGLAYGTGDALIGINPAIDEPDNVRRLLDLMASIIERTEVPAQNCVLAHITTQMRALESGAPMDIMFQSLAGTEKGNKGFGITVRMLDEGYKMMREMGRMNAPNLMYFETGQGSELSAGAHEGADQVTLEARCYGLARRYAPLLVNTVVGFIGPEYLYDSKQIIRAGLEDHMMGKLLGVPLGADACYTNHARADQNDCENLATLLAAAGCNYFMAVPMGDDVMLSYQCTSFHDAAALRQVLKLRPAPEFEAWCEDRGILKDGRLTPRAGDPQLVIDGVV